One part of the Prochlorococcus marinus str. MIT 9313 genome encodes these proteins:
- a CDS encoding DUF3769 domain-containing protein, with translation MAANSPPTLLIGLFLATGLIPAEANSQSSNSYKEVTSSPTQTAPIARSGGQLRQSAGLQRQPSLPEQSLQPPRELKLRANRQRYDARQERFIAEGNVKAVLNGGVLHADRIEFDSNFNTLYARGSVNYRKGSQYFQASSLRYSLIQKEGELEDVYGVLDLDSAAIDLGPNSLDAAQIPQSPSKPPRRLAIQESKSLGFPTALDVELNSTTAGAISNQNASTTIWDQSLAQNNQWVQLDQPPQSSEKSRQDANNQPGMACPPVLPPIPDWHPHPWAVTAWGGQMIDSNFGDTFLFNGRMREEYLLGLGLQKRIARAGPFALELETDLFAHHANQQAGGAFNQSVPFADTPAQSFGEGVLGIGARLWVQPWLSFGVIEGISFNTAYSNYEKTYRENYAKLLNYLSFELEAAVSQELSLVGRIHHRSGAFGTYSGVKEGSNAYLVGLRYRWGQDKTAPQQVDVPPPLGCPDPDRANRITRQGLHETLESITLGEGDPKAQAEALPLGTRPPQAVATRQRLAQTNSSTLSPAEQEALRAKAIAKIDQRISSIQFQQALTIGLQRGNLASAREARETNAYGGVKVSQLKQVAHTKLITGSISRWRIQAANVTINPEGWKADRMGFSNDPYTPSQTRIDAEDVIATEEPSGDIVIQSRRNRLIIEDRFPIPVSRTQTIKKQEEVENRWVFGIDNNDRDGFFVGRDLKPIELTKNYTLSLQPQFLLERAIDGETKSYVAPDSSIDSQKITQPITAADLFGLEAELTGSTLGWDVDINADISTFNPQNIANGSRYWGDLKRNFDIPWIGSLQANLFAAYRYEAWNGSLGETDIYSAYGAFLQKEGDWSWGKLRNNFLIRTGVGNYQAESFTNENLSDLWRINFYGSLNSRYPVWRGKPAALTPEAAYRYSPVAIVPGLDFRTNLRATLSAYSSEINTATQNTITFSAGPTLTLGTFSKPFLDYTQLSLSGGITLKEGESPFEFDQAVDLGTFGIGINQQIAGPLVLSAGIGMNVDPDSIYYGDIINSNIELRWQRRSYDFGFYFNPYQGIGGFRFRLNDFNFTGTGVPFVPYTPINQFDQFEDQLF, from the coding sequence TTGGCGGCGAACAGTCCCCCAACCCTTCTCATTGGGCTCTTTCTTGCGACAGGGTTAATCCCTGCTGAAGCAAATTCTCAGTCAAGCAACTCATACAAAGAAGTCACCTCCTCGCCCACCCAAACGGCTCCTATCGCAAGATCAGGGGGGCAGTTGAGGCAATCAGCAGGCCTTCAACGCCAGCCCAGCCTTCCAGAACAATCTCTCCAACCTCCCCGAGAGCTCAAACTTCGGGCTAACCGCCAACGCTATGACGCCCGACAAGAGCGTTTTATCGCTGAAGGTAACGTCAAGGCCGTTCTCAATGGAGGCGTCCTTCATGCAGACCGCATTGAGTTCGACAGCAACTTCAACACCCTTTATGCCAGGGGTAGCGTTAATTACCGCAAGGGATCTCAGTACTTCCAAGCCAGTTCCCTCCGCTACAGCCTGATTCAAAAAGAAGGGGAGCTTGAGGACGTCTATGGCGTTCTAGATCTCGACAGCGCAGCAATCGACCTTGGCCCCAATTCACTCGATGCAGCTCAGATCCCACAAAGCCCCTCAAAGCCACCACGGCGCCTAGCAATACAAGAAAGTAAAAGCCTCGGGTTCCCCACAGCTTTAGACGTTGAATTAAACAGCACCACCGCTGGAGCTATCAGCAACCAGAACGCTTCAACAACGATCTGGGATCAAAGTCTTGCCCAAAACAATCAATGGGTCCAGCTAGATCAGCCACCACAATCGTCCGAGAAATCTCGACAAGACGCAAACAACCAACCAGGCATGGCCTGTCCACCTGTGCTGCCACCGATACCAGATTGGCATCCCCATCCCTGGGCCGTAACGGCTTGGGGTGGCCAGATGATTGATTCAAATTTTGGAGACACCTTTCTCTTCAATGGCCGAATGAGGGAGGAATATCTCCTGGGCCTGGGTCTGCAGAAAAGAATCGCTCGTGCAGGCCCCTTCGCTCTTGAACTAGAAACAGACCTCTTTGCTCACCATGCCAACCAACAAGCTGGAGGAGCATTCAATCAATCAGTACCATTTGCAGACACACCTGCGCAGAGCTTTGGTGAAGGTGTGCTGGGTATAGGAGCACGGCTATGGGTGCAACCGTGGTTGAGTTTTGGCGTGATCGAGGGAATTAGCTTCAATACGGCCTATAGCAACTATGAGAAGACCTACCGCGAGAACTATGCAAAATTGCTCAACTATCTGAGCTTTGAGCTTGAAGCCGCAGTCTCACAAGAACTCTCTCTTGTGGGACGCATTCACCATCGCTCAGGAGCCTTCGGCACCTATAGCGGTGTCAAGGAAGGAAGTAATGCTTACCTTGTTGGCTTGAGATACCGCTGGGGCCAAGACAAAACTGCACCGCAGCAAGTTGACGTTCCGCCACCACTGGGTTGTCCTGACCCCGATCGTGCTAATCGAATAACTCGCCAAGGGCTCCACGAGACCCTTGAGTCGATCACCCTTGGAGAGGGTGACCCTAAAGCCCAAGCAGAAGCTCTCCCTCTTGGCACCAGACCTCCCCAAGCTGTTGCCACGCGACAAAGACTCGCCCAGACGAATTCATCGACGCTCTCTCCAGCAGAGCAAGAAGCTTTGCGCGCCAAGGCAATTGCCAAGATCGATCAACGTATTAGCAGCATCCAGTTCCAACAAGCTCTCACCATTGGATTGCAAAGAGGAAATCTGGCCTCAGCAAGGGAGGCAAGAGAAACAAATGCATATGGCGGAGTTAAAGTTTCTCAATTAAAGCAAGTAGCGCACACTAAGCTAATCACAGGATCGATCAGCCGCTGGAGGATTCAAGCCGCCAATGTCACGATCAACCCAGAGGGATGGAAAGCAGATCGCATGGGCTTCTCCAATGATCCCTACACACCTTCTCAAACGCGTATTGATGCCGAAGATGTAATTGCCACTGAAGAACCTAGTGGAGATATTGTAATCCAAAGCCGCCGCAATCGACTAATTATAGAAGATCGTTTTCCCATCCCAGTCTCCAGAACACAAACCATCAAAAAGCAGGAAGAAGTTGAGAACCGTTGGGTATTTGGCATAGACAATAATGATCGAGATGGTTTCTTTGTTGGCCGTGATCTAAAACCTATTGAGCTAACAAAGAACTACACCCTCTCCCTACAGCCTCAATTCCTTCTAGAGCGAGCCATCGACGGAGAGACAAAAAGCTACGTCGCTCCTGACAGCTCGATTGACAGCCAAAAAATAACCCAGCCAATTACGGCCGCTGATTTATTCGGCCTAGAAGCAGAACTAACTGGGAGCACTTTGGGGTGGGATGTTGATATTAATGCTGATATAAGCACCTTTAACCCCCAAAACATTGCTAATGGAAGCCGTTACTGGGGTGATCTCAAAAGGAACTTTGATATCCCCTGGATTGGCTCTTTACAGGCCAACCTTTTTGCGGCTTATCGCTACGAAGCCTGGAATGGATCCTTAGGAGAAACTGATATTTATTCAGCCTATGGTGCCTTCCTCCAAAAGGAAGGTGATTGGTCATGGGGGAAATTAAGAAACAACTTTCTCATCAGGACTGGTGTAGGCAACTATCAAGCGGAATCATTTACCAATGAAAATCTTTCAGATCTATGGCGTATCAACTTCTATGGATCTCTAAATAGTAGGTACCCAGTCTGGCGTGGCAAGCCTGCTGCCCTCACGCCAGAAGCAGCCTACCGGTATTCTCCTGTAGCTATCGTACCTGGTCTGGACTTTAGAACTAATCTAAGAGCCACATTAAGCGCTTACAGTAGTGAAATTAATACTGCTACTCAAAACACCATTACTTTTAGTGCTGGACCAACCCTGACTCTAGGAACATTCAGCAAACCTTTCCTTGACTACACACAACTTTCGCTCAGCGGCGGAATAACTCTAAAAGAAGGCGAAAGCCCATTTGAATTTGACCAAGCCGTTGACTTAGGGACATTTGGGATAGGCATCAACCAGCAAATTGCAGGCCCTTTAGTACTTAGTGCAGGCATAGGAATGAATGTAGACCCCGACTCCATTTACTACGGCGACATCATTAACTCAAACATCGAACTGCGCTGGCAACGTCGTTCCTATGACTTCGGTTTTTACTTCAACCCCTACCAAGGCATCGGTGGCTTTCGTTTCCGTCTTAATGATTTCAACTTCACAGGCACCGGCGTACCTTTTGTTCCATATACACCCATTAATCAATTCGATCAATTTGAAGATCAACTTTTCTAA
- a CDS encoding pentapeptide repeat-containing protein, which produces MVSLRYIWTVVLVLLAPPAFAAPVVSLNVEPFTTQMEQLYQFGACRSCDLRGADLRDAHLIGVDLRDADLRGARLEGANLEGADLSGARLDDAQLNGAVLTNTELSGTDLRRADLREAVVINAYSPDVLTEGMQFAGADLTGSHLIYGGAP; this is translated from the coding sequence ATGGTTTCTCTCCGTTATATCTGGACTGTGGTGCTCGTTCTGTTAGCTCCTCCAGCATTTGCGGCGCCAGTTGTGTCGCTCAATGTTGAGCCTTTTACAACACAGATGGAGCAGTTGTACCAATTCGGAGCGTGTAGGAGTTGTGATTTGCGCGGTGCAGACCTCCGTGATGCTCATTTGATTGGTGTAGACCTTCGCGATGCTGATCTGCGGGGTGCTCGTCTTGAGGGAGCGAATCTTGAGGGTGCTGATCTAAGTGGTGCTCGCTTGGATGATGCTCAGCTCAATGGGGCGGTGCTTACGAATACTGAGTTGAGTGGGACAGACTTGCGGCGTGCAGATTTACGTGAGGCTGTGGTGATCAATGCTTACTCACCAGACGTGCTTACAGAAGGAATGCAGTTTGCCGGGGCTGATTTAACTGGTAGTCATTTGATTTATGGGGGTGCTCCTTGA
- a CDS encoding 3-isopropylmalate dehydratase small subunit encodes MTIEAIPFPHGSIDQVRGRAVMLRGDDIDTDRIIPARFLKCVSFEALGDQVFEDDRLELGGSHPFDLKVHQGASILVVNDNFGCGSSREHAPQALMRWGVRALIGQSFAEIFYGNCLALGIPCATAAFAQIDALQQAVAADPSQCWGFNLQAQKLTSAAGSWDLQIESGPREMLLSGRWDATSQLVAQDAALKRTMADLPYLNDFVASLH; translated from the coding sequence ATGACGATTGAGGCTATACCTTTCCCCCATGGCTCTATAGACCAGGTTCGGGGCCGTGCCGTGATGTTGCGTGGTGACGACATTGACACGGATCGGATCATCCCAGCCAGGTTTCTTAAATGTGTGAGTTTCGAGGCGCTGGGAGATCAGGTTTTTGAGGATGATCGCTTGGAACTGGGTGGTTCACATCCCTTCGACCTGAAGGTTCATCAGGGTGCTTCGATCTTGGTTGTTAATGATAATTTTGGCTGTGGTTCTAGTCGTGAACATGCACCGCAAGCTTTGATGCGCTGGGGTGTCCGTGCGCTGATTGGACAGAGCTTTGCAGAAATCTTCTATGGCAACTGTCTAGCGCTGGGAATTCCATGTGCAACTGCCGCCTTTGCTCAGATTGATGCCTTGCAGCAGGCGGTAGCAGCGGATCCGTCGCAGTGCTGGGGCTTCAATCTTCAGGCTCAGAAGTTGACGAGTGCTGCGGGTTCATGGGATTTACAGATTGAGTCTGGCCCTCGCGAGATGCTGCTTAGCGGACGTTGGGATGCCACATCGCAGTTAGTGGCTCAGGACGCAGCCCTAAAGCGCACGATGGCAGACCTCCCATACCTCAATGATTTTGTGGCGTCTCTGCATTGA
- the leuC gene encoding 3-isopropylmalate dehydratase large subunit — translation MSSGTLYDKVWDLHRVADLPGGSTQLFVGLHLIHEVTSPQAFAALQDKGLPVRCPERTVATVDHIVPTISQKRPFADPLAEEMLSTLERNCANYGIVLCGLGSGRQGIVHVIAPELGLTQPGMTVACGDSHTSTHGAFGAIAFGIGTSQVRDVLASQSLAMNKLKVRRIWVDGQLGSGVYAKDLILHVIRSLGVKAGVGYAYEFAGPAIDVLSMEERMTLCNMAIEGGARCGYVNPDGVTFDYLQGRFYAPTGEALHRAVAWWRSLASDPNAVFDDEVTFDAASIAPMVTWGITPGQGIAVDESVPTADSLEPSERPISEEACRYMDLEPGMAIEGVPVDVCFIGSCTNGRLSDLKAAAAIAKGRHVAQGIKAFVVPGSEQVARAAEAEGLDGVFRKAGFEWREPGCSMCLAMNPDRLEGRQISASSSNRNFKGRQGSSRGRTLLMSPAMVAAAAITGQVTDVRKLISNTVPSKSFHQ, via the coding sequence TTGAGCTCCGGCACCCTCTACGACAAGGTGTGGGATCTCCATCGGGTGGCTGACCTGCCTGGTGGATCCACTCAGTTATTTGTGGGTTTGCATTTGATCCATGAGGTCACCAGCCCGCAGGCTTTCGCTGCTTTGCAGGACAAGGGTTTGCCGGTGCGGTGCCCTGAGCGCACCGTGGCGACTGTTGATCACATCGTGCCGACGATTAGTCAGAAGCGTCCGTTTGCTGACCCTTTGGCTGAGGAGATGCTCAGCACCTTGGAACGAAACTGTGCCAACTACGGGATTGTTCTTTGCGGCCTTGGCAGTGGCCGCCAGGGCATCGTGCATGTGATAGCTCCTGAGTTGGGGCTGACCCAGCCGGGCATGACTGTGGCTTGTGGTGACTCACACACGTCCACTCATGGGGCGTTTGGCGCCATTGCGTTCGGCATCGGCACCAGCCAGGTGCGGGATGTGCTTGCTAGTCAGAGTCTTGCCATGAACAAGCTCAAGGTGCGCCGGATCTGGGTCGACGGTCAGCTTGGTTCCGGTGTTTATGCCAAGGATTTGATCCTTCATGTGATCCGAAGCCTTGGGGTCAAAGCTGGCGTGGGCTATGCCTATGAGTTCGCCGGACCAGCCATTGATGTGCTCTCTATGGAAGAACGCATGACCCTCTGCAATATGGCGATTGAGGGAGGCGCCCGCTGCGGATATGTCAATCCTGATGGGGTCACTTTTGACTATTTGCAAGGACGGTTTTATGCGCCTACTGGGGAGGCTTTGCATCGGGCAGTGGCCTGGTGGAGGAGCTTGGCCAGTGATCCAAATGCTGTTTTTGATGATGAGGTGACCTTTGATGCGGCCAGTATTGCGCCCATGGTGACCTGGGGCATCACTCCCGGTCAGGGCATTGCTGTAGACGAATCGGTACCGACTGCTGATTCGCTTGAGCCAAGTGAACGTCCAATCTCCGAGGAAGCTTGTCGCTATATGGATTTGGAGCCGGGAATGGCGATTGAAGGGGTTCCAGTTGATGTTTGTTTTATTGGCAGTTGCACCAATGGTCGTCTTAGTGATTTAAAGGCTGCTGCCGCTATCGCCAAGGGCCGCCATGTAGCACAAGGGATCAAGGCCTTTGTGGTGCCAGGATCGGAACAAGTCGCCAGGGCTGCGGAAGCAGAGGGGCTTGATGGTGTTTTTCGGAAGGCTGGATTTGAATGGCGTGAACCAGGCTGTTCCATGTGTCTGGCAATGAATCCTGATCGTCTTGAGGGGCGTCAGATCAGTGCAAGTTCCAGTAACAGGAATTTCAAGGGGCGTCAGGGTTCGTCCCGAGGCCGCACCTTGTTGATGAGCCCCGCAATGGTGGCTGCTGCTGCCATTACCGGTCAGGTCACTGATGTGCGCAAGCTAATCAGCAACACTGTTCCTTCTAAAAGCTTCCACCAATGA